The DNA segment GGGGGATGCCCCAGTCTACTGAGCGCTCCCCAACCGTTCGGCCCTCCCGATCGTCTGAGAGGATGAGGGCGGTACGCACCGCCGACCCGCAGGGAGGCACGATGTCCAGAATGATGTCCCGCACGTTCCGCCGCGGCGCGGCCGCTCTGCTCGGCGGCGCCCTCGCCGGCCTGGTCTCGGCGTGCGCCCTTCTCGGCGGGGGCGACGGCGCTCAGATGCAGGGCGAGTGGGTGCTCGTGGCGGCGGAGGATCCGACGGGGGCGTTCGACCTGAGCCCGGCCGAGGTGACGCTGACCGTGCAGGGCAGCACGCTCTCGGGCACGGCCGCCTGCAACCAGTACGGCGGAACGGTCAGCGGCGGCCTCGATTCCACCGACGAGCGGCCGGTGAGCATCGGTGCGCTGTTCCAGACCGAGATGGCGTGCACGGGCGAGGGCGTGATGGAGCTCGAGGCCCGCTACCTGACCGCTCTCGCCGCGGTCGAGAGCGGCCTGCGCATCGACGATGACACGATGGCGCTGTTCGGCGGCGGGGTGCGGCTCGAGTTCGACCTGCTCATCGAGGGCTGACCAAGGGCTAGAGCGGGCGGCACTCGCTCTCACCGAGCAGGGTGCTGGCGCTCGCGCTCACGCGCAGCACGATGAGCTCGCCGTCGGCGGTCTCGCCCGACACCTCGATGACGTCGCCGACCTCGGTGCGGGTGACGCGGATGCCCTCCGCCGTCCACGCCCGCGAGACCCGCTCGGCCGCGGCAGCAGGAGCCGCCGAGGCGTCACCGATGCGCAGCGCGGGGTACTGCTCGCCGCTGACCCAGAGCGGGATGACGCACTCGCGCGGCGTCGGGTCGTCGTGCACCTGCCAGTCGCCGCCGACCATGCGCTGGGTGTCGTCGAGCAGCGCGGCGAACCGGTCGCGGGCCTCCGAATCGGTGACCCCGGTGACGGGAACGACGGCGCACCCCGCGAGCGTCAGCGCCACCGCTCCGCCGAGCCCTGCGGCGATCGCGGCGGCGAGCACCCCTCGGCGTCGGCCCATGGCTGTCAGGCTACGCCCCCGCTCAGAGCAGGAGGGCGAGCGTGCGACCCTCGTCGCGCTGCGAGCCGTCGGTGACGAGCTCGCCCTTGTCGATGCCGATGAGTGCCAGGTTGCGCAGCGACTCGGTGCCCGCCGCGAAGTAGTAGTTGTGCCCGATCGACTCGGTCAGCACCTGGTTGGTGATGACATCGACCCCGCCGGCGACGCTCATGACGCGAGCGCCGAACTCGGCGCTGCCCGGGTCTCGCCCGAAGAAGGCGCTGTTCGGGATCGGATCCCACGCGGCCTCGCCGACGAACACGTCGCCGCGCACGTTGAGCTCGTCGACGCTGGATGCGGGGGCGCCGGGTGAGCCGATCATGGCGAGAGCATCCACCGTCGTGCTCTGCTGCAGGGCGAGCATGGCCGCGGTCGAGCCGTAGGAGTGCGACAGCAGCGCGATGTAGGGCTGGTCGGTGCCGCGGATCGCCTGCAGCCCGTCGATGGCGCGCGCGATGGCATCGCGCCCCTCGTAGGCGAGATCGAGGCTGCCCACGTTGAGCAGTGTGGGGGTCTGGTAGCCGATCCAGGCGACCGTGGCGACGGTCTCGACCTCGTCGGTCGCCCCCGCCTCGGCCAGCAGCGAGAGCCACGACACCTGCTCGTCGTACAGCCGCGCGGCGGTATCCGTCCACTCGACGGCGTTGCCGCCGACCGAGATGAACATGCCCGGCATCAGGTAGCTGACGTAGTCGGCGGTCTCGAGGTCGCCGAGCACGATCGCCATCTTGCCCTGGCCGTGGGTGTCGAGCTGCAGGAGGGTGCGCGGCGGGTTCGCGGTCGCCGGCCCGAGCGCGTCGGCGACCCCGTAGAGCATCTCGAGACGCTGCTGGTTCTGCGCCGCGATCGTGCGGCCGGCGCGCAGCCCCTCGAGTTCGAGCTCGCGGATCGTCGAGCGCAGCACGTCGCGGTTCGCGGCGTTGCGCACGGCGACGGGGATGCCGTCGAGGTTGCCGACGAGCTCGGGCGCAGCGCTGAGCAACGCGCGCTGCGCCCGAGCGTCGAGGCCCGCCCACCAGCCGCTCACCTGAGGAGCTCCGGGTGGTGCAGCCAGCAGGGCCTGGAGTCGGTGGGGGTTCGACTCCAGTGCAGTCGCCGATACGGCCGGGGGAGCCGCGGCGAGAGCGTGCAGCAGGTCGACACCGGTGAGGTTCTCGAAGCTCTCCACCGTCAGGGGGGTGGTGGGAGCCAGGGCCGCGGCGTCGTGCTGCGTGCTGGTGGGCAGGTCGATGGCCCGCTCGAGGGCGGGGCGGTCAGGGGCCGACATCGCCGGTGCGGCAATGCTGGTGATCGGGGTGACGGGGGGCGCGCCGGGCAGGGTGACGGGCCCCGCCACCGCGGCTACGGTGAGCGAGGCGATCACTACTGCTGTCGCGTCGAGCAGCACGCCGGATTCCCCTCACGACCGGCGGGCCGGGCATCCCCCGAAGCGGTCCCACCGGCGTGAGGCCATGCTAGGCGAAAGTGCGCCCCTTTTGGGGGGTGGAACGGACATTCCTCTCGACTCACACCAACCCGTTACACAGCCGACATGAAGCGTCGGTCGAATGCGCATACCGGATGCGCAGGCCGCCGATCAGCCCGCGTCGGGGTCGCTCACACGCAACGCGTCGGGCCCCTCGCGCACGAGAATCGCGAACTGGGCGGCGTCGATGATGCGCACGCCGAGCTCTTCGGCCTTCTGCAGCTTCGAGCCGGCGCCGGGCCCGGCCGCCACGAAGTCGGTCTTCTTCGAGACGCTCGAGGCGGCCTTGCCGCCGGCCGCGATGATCGCCTCCTGGGCTCCCTCGCGCGTGAAGCCGTCGAGTGTGCCCGTTGCGACGACCGTGAGCCCGGCGAGCACTCCCCCGGCGGCGGCCGCGGCACCCGGGCCGGCGTGGCCGGGGGTCGCGAACTGCACTCCGGCGGCGGCCCAGCGGTCGACGATCTCGACGTGCCAGTCGACGGCGAACCACTCCTGCACGGCCTCGGCGATGATCGCGCCGACGCCGTCGACGGCGGCGAGCTCGTCGAGGCTCGCCGCGCGAATGGCGTCGAGCGAGCCGAACCAGTCGGCGAGCGCCCGCGCGGCCACCGGGCCGACGTGCCGGATGTTGAGGCTGACCAGCAGGCGCCAGAGCGGCTTGGTCTTGGCCTTCTCGAGCTCGTCGAGCAGGGTCAGAGCGACCGCACTCGGCTGCGGGCCCTCCAGCCCCTGCTTCTTCTCGGCGGCCGTCGGGTTGCGCCGGAAGGGCGACCGGCGGCGTGCGGTGCCGTCGGCCTCGAGCTTGGGCAGCCCGGTCTCGGCATCCCGCACCACCACCTCGATCGGCAGCAGGTCGTCGATCGTGAGGGCGAACAGGCCGGCCTCGGTGCGCAGGGGCGGCTCCTCGGGCACGTCGGGCTGCGTGAGGGCGGCGGCACCGATCTCGCCGAGGCCCTCGATGTCGAGGGCACCGCGGCTGCCGATGTGCTCGACGCGGCCGCGCACCTGGGCCGGGCAGCTGCGGGCGTTGGGGCAGCGCAGGTCGACGTCGCCCTCCTTCGCCGGCCGCAGCTCGGTGCCGCACTCGGGACAGTTGGTCGGCATGACGAAGACGCGCTCGGTGCCGTCGCGCAGCTCGACCACCGGGCCGAGCACCTCGGGGATCACGTCGCCGGCCTTGCGCAGCACCACCGTGTCGCCGATGAGCACGCCCTTGGCCTTGACGACGTCTTGATTGTGCAGGGTGGCCTGCCGCACCTCGCTGCCCGCGACGCGCACCTTCTCCATGACCGCGTACGGGGTCGCGCGGCCCGTGCGGCCGACGCTCACGACGATGTCGAGCAGGCGCGTGTTCACCTGCTCGGGCGGGTACTTGTAGGCGATCGCCCAGCGCGGCGCGCGGCTCGTCGCGCCGAGCTCGTCATGCAGGGCCAGCTCGTCGACCTTCACGACCACGCCGTCGATCTCGTGCTCGACGTCGTGCCGGTGCTCGCCGTGGAAGGCGATGAACTGCGCCGCCTCGGCGGCGCTCGCGTGCACGCGGACGTGGCTGCTGATCGGCAGGCCCCAGCCCTGCAGCAGGCCGTAGACCTCACTCTGCGCGGTGACGGGCGGGTTCGGCCAGGCGCCGATGCCATGCACGAGCATCCGCAGCCGGCTCAGCCGGTCGTGCATGCGCGCCAGCTGCTCGTCGCTCTTGCCCTCCGCCTTCTGGCGCAGGCTGCCGCTCGCGGCGTTGCGCGGATTCGCGAACTCGCGCTCGCCCGCCTCGCGCTGCAGCGCGTTGAGCTCGTCGAACAGCGCGGTCGGAATGAACACCTCGCCGCGCACCTCGACCAGGTCGGGCAGGTCGTCGGCGGTGGCGGGCTGCCCGGGGCCGCCGAACAGCCGCTGCGGGATGCCCGCCACGAGCCGGGCGTTCACCGTGACGTCCTCGCCCACGCGTCCGTCGCCGCGCGTCGCCGCGCTCACCAGCACGCCGCGCTCGTAGCGCAGGTTGAGGGCCAGCCCGTCGATCTTCAACTCGCACAGCCAGCGCACCGGGCGCCCGGCGTCGCGCTCGACCTTCGCCGCCCAGTCGGCGAACTCCTCGGCGCTGAACACGTTGTCGAGGCTGAGCATGCGCTCGGCGTGCTCGACCGGGGCGAACAGGGTGCTCTCGACCCCGCCGCCGACCGTCTGGGTCGGCGAGTCCTGGCTCTGCAGCTCGGGGAAGGCGTGCTCGATCAGCTCGAGCCGGCGCACCAGGGCGTCGTAGGTGGCGTCGTCCTCCAGCACGGTGTCGCGGCCGTAGTAGGCGTCGCGCAGCTCGAGGATGCGGCTGGTGAGCCGCTCGACCTCGGCGCGCGCCTCGTCGCGAGTCAGCTCGTCGATGGCGCGGGCATCCACGTAGCGGTCCGCCAGCGTGCCGCGGTCGTCGGTGATGCCGTCGGGGGTGTCAGCCACGCGCACAGTCTAGGAGCGCGCCCTGACCCGCGGCACCTGACACAAATCACGGACTTTCGACCGGGTGACAGGCCCACTCGGGCCTGAGCAGTCGCGGCGCACCGCGAAACTCCGTGATTTGTGACACCACCGTCGGGCGGCGGGGATGGAGACAGCGCGGCGGGGGTCAGGCTCCGAGAACGCGATCGAGGTAGGGGTTGGTGAAGACGCGGTCGGGGTCGAGCCGGTCGCGCACGGCGACGAAGTCGTCGAAGCGCGGGTAGGCCGGCCGCAGGTCGTCGGCCGCGCGGCTGTGCAGCTTGCCCCAGTGCGGGCGGCCGTCGTGCGCGCGCAGGATCGCCTCGGCGGCGGCGAGGTACGGGGTGTGGTCATCCCGGATGTAGCGGTGCACCGCGATGTAGCTCGATTCGCGCCCGTACGCCGTCGACAGCCAGACGTCGTCGGCGGCGGTCGCCCGCACTTCGACCGGGAAGGTCACCTTCCAGCCGTTCTGCTCGATGACGCGGTCGAGCTCGCGCAGCACGGGGCCGACGGCATCGAGCGGCACCGAGTACTCCAGCTCGCGGAACCGCACCGTGCGCTCGGTGGCGAAGATGCGGTGCGAGTAGTCGGCGGCCTGGCGGGTGAAGGCGACGCGGCTGGCGAGGCGATTGATGCCGGGCACCGTACTGGGCAGCGCCGAGCCGAGGCGGCACAGCACCTCGTAGAGCCCGTTGCCGAGCAGCTCGTCGTCGAACCACTTCTTGACCGGGCCGGAGGGCGTGCGCGGCGCATCCGCCGGCAGGCGGGTGTTGTTGCGGGTGAGCGCGAGCCGCGTGTGCGGAAACCAGTAGAACTCGACGTGGTCGGACTGCGCCGAGCGGGTCGGCCAGTCATCGAGAACGTCGTCGAGCGGCTCCGGATGCTCGTCCGCCGCCAGCACGAACGTCGGCACGGTCTGCACCGTGAGGTCGACGAGCACCCCGAGGGCGCCGAGCCCGAGGCGCGCTGCGGGCCACAGCTCGGCGTTCTCGGTCGGGCTGATCGACAGCAGGCGCCCGTCAGCGGTGGCGAGGGTGACGGACCGCAGCTGGGTGGCGAGACCGCCGAAGGCGCGGCCGGTGCCGTGGGTGCCGGTGCTGACGGCGCCCGAGATCGACTGCACGTCGATGTCGCCGAGGTTCTCGAACGCGAGCCCGTGCTCGTGCAGTAGCGCTGATGCGGCGTGCAGGCGGGTTCCGGCGGCGAGGGTCACGAGCCCGGTGCTGGCGTCGACCGCGGTCACACCGGCGAGGCCGGTGAGGTCGAGCTGCACGCCCGGCGCGACGGCGATACCCGTGAACGAGTGGCCGGCACCGATCGGCTTGACGGCGAGCCCGTCCGCGCGGGCGCGGGCGATCGCCGCGACCACCTCGTCGGGCGTCGACGGGCGCTCGACGCGGGCGGGGGTCACCTGCTCGGTGCGGGCCCAGTTCTGCCACGCGCGCGACCCGGTCGCTGCCGTGCTCGTTCGTGCCGTGCTCACAGGAACACCTTCCCTTCGCCGCGGTACGTCGGCAACTCGCCCACCACCCGGTCGCCGTCGACCACGGCGTAGAGGTCGAGGTGCTCGGCGAGCTCTCCGGCCTTGGTGTGGCGCAGCCAGACCCGGTCGCCGACGCGCAGGCCCGCGGCGGCCGGCCCGCGCAGGGGCGTCTGCACCTCGCCCGCGGTCTCGGTGCTGAGCATCCGCAGCCTCTGGGGCCAGACCACCTGCGGAAGGCGGTCGGGGCCGGGCGGTCCGCTGGCGATCCAGCCGCCGCCGAGCAGGGTCGCGATGTCGTCGGCGGGTCGCCGCACGACCGGGAGCGCGAACGCGGCGGCGGGCGCGGGCCTGAAGGCACGGTAGGTGTCGAACAAGTGCGGGCCGAGCAGGCCGCTGCCGGCGGCGAGCTCGGTGACGCTGTCGTCGGCGGCGGTCGACTCGAGCGAACCGGTGCCGCCGCCGTTGACGAAGCGCAGCGGGGCCCCGGCAGCGTCGGCGATGGCGCGCACGGCAGCGACGGCGCGCCCGCGCCGGTCGGCGAGCTCGGTGCGCGATGCACGCTGGATACCCCGGATGAGCGCGCTGCGCAGCGGTCGCCCGGGCAGCGCGTCGCCGAGTCCGGCGAGCTGCGCTTCGTACGCCATGACGCCGTCGAGCACGAAGCCCCGGCGCTCGGCGACCGTGCGGGCGAGCGTGGCGAGCTGCTCGGGCGTGTGCAGCGGGCTGCGGCGCACCCCGACGTGGCCGAGGAGCGGCGCCCTCCAGCTCGCGTCGAGTTCGAGGGCGACGCGGATGCTCGGCCGCGAGCCCGGCGCCGCCACCGCGTCGATCAGATCGAGGTGGGCGACATCGTCGATCATGAGCGTCACGCGCGCGGCCAGCTGCTCGTCGGCGGCGAGCCGCGCGAGGGCCGCGCGATCGGTCGAGGGGTAGCCCACGACCACGTCGTCGATGTCGCTGCCCCCGCGCCCGCGAGAGTCGGCGAGCCACAGCGCCTCGGGCAGCGTGTAGGCGAGCACGCCCGCGAAGCCGGGGCGCGCGAGCACCGCCTCGAGCACCCCGCGCACCCGGATCGACTTGCTCGCCACCCGGATCGGCGCTCCCCCGGCGCGCCGCACGAGGTCGGCGGCGTTGTACGCGAGGGCGGCGCGGTCGATCACGCCGAGCGGCGGGTCGAGGTGCGTGGTCGCGGCCGTCAGCCGCGGCCAGTGGGCGGCGGGGTCGGCGCCGGGGCGGGCGGACGGTGCGTCGTCGAGGCGCAGCAGGGCTGCGGGGTGCTCGTCTCGAGCCGGCGGCACTGCGGTCACCGCGCCAGTCTAGGGAGCGAGCGAGCGCGCGGGCGGGCGCTCGCCTACGGCGCGGCCACGAGCAGATCGGCCGCGACCGTGCGGTCGATCGTGCACTGCCCGAGCACGCGCGTGCCGACGTACACGACCGCGGTCTGGCCGGGCGCGACGCCGAGCAGCGGCTCGACCGGGCGCACGACGAGCTCGCCGCCGGCGACGACCGCGGATGCGGGCACCGGGTCGGCGTGCGCCCGCACCTGCACGTGGCAGTCGAACGGGCGGAGAGCATCCACCCCCGCCGCAGCGGAGGGGTCGCGGCTCGTCACGCCGCTCGCGACCGGGTCGGCACCGGCCCAGGTGTAGCGGCGTCCGGCGAGCTCGGCGATGGCGAGCGCCTCGCGCGGGCCGACGACGACCTCGTTGGTGCGGGGGCGCACCTCGAGCACGAAGCGCGGGCGGCCGTCGGGCGCGGGCACGCCGAGGTTCAGGCCGCGGCGCTGGCCGACCGTGAAGCTCGTCGCACCGTCGTGCTCGCCGACGACCGTGCCATCGCGGTCGACGATCGCGCCGGTCGCCGGGGCGATGCGGTCGGCGAGCCAGCCGCGGGTGTCGCCGTCGGGGATGAAGCAGATGTCGTGACTGTCGGGCTTCTGCGCCACGGTGAGGCCGCGCTCGGCAGCCTCGGCGCGCACGACCGCCTTCGACGGGGTCGTGCCGAGCGGAAACCACGCGTGCGCGAGCTGCTCGGCCGTCAGCACACCGAGCACGTACGACTGGTCCTTCGCCTCGTCGCTCGCCCGGTGCAGCTCGCGGCCGTGCGGGCCCTCGACGATGTGCGCGTAGTGCCCCGTGACGACCGCGTCGAAACCGAGCGCGAGCGCCTTCTCGAGCACCGCGGCGAACTTGATGCGCTCGTTGCAGCGCATGCACGGGTTCGGGGTGCGGCCAGCGGCGTACTCGCTGATGAAGTCGTCGACGACGTCGGCGCGGAAGCGCTCGCTGAAGTCCCACACGTAGAACGGGATGCCCAGGCGCTCGGCCGCGCGACGCGCATCGAGGCTGTCCTCGATCGTGCAGCAGCCGCGGCTGCCGGTGCGCAGGGTGCCCGGCATGCGGCTGAGCGCCAGATGCACGCCGACGACCTCGTGGCCCGCATCCACAGCGCGCGCAGCGGCGACGGCGCTGTCGACGCCACCGCTCATCGCTGCCAGAACCCGCACCCCTCCAGGGTACGCGGGCTTGCGAGCCCCCCCGCGCTGTCACAAATCACGGAGATTTGGTCGGTGACGCTTCCCGCCGTGCGGAAACGAGGGGCCCGATCGGCGGGAGTTCCGTGATTTGTGACACGCAGCCCGTCGGCACCGTCACGAGCGCTGCGAGCGTCAGCGGCCGAGGCGGGGGGTGCGGGCGGCGAGCCCCGCGGCCTGGGCGCGCTCGACCGCCGCGGGCAGGGCGTCGAGCAGCGCGTCGACCTCGGCCTCGGTCGTCGACGGCCCGAGCGTGATGCGCAGGGCACCCCGCGCCTCGGCCTCGCTGAGCCCCATCGCGAGCAGCACGTGACTCGGCTCGGGCACGCCGGCCTGGCACGCCGACCCGGTCGAGACGGCGATGCCCGCGGCGTCGAGCAGCATCAGCAGCGAGTCGCCCTCCGCATCGGGAACGGTCAGGTGCAGCGTGCCGGGCAGCGCGAGCGCGTCGAGCTCGGCGGCCCGCGCCGGGTCATCGGCGACCGCAGCCGCGCCCGCGGCGCCGCGCAGCACGGCCTGCGGCACGCGGCGACGGATGCCCTCCGCCAGCCGGGCGCGCAGCATCCGCTTGTGCGCGGCGCGGTCGGCGAGCTCGGCGTGCGCGAGCTCGGCCGCGACAGCGAAGGCCTCGGCGCCGGCGGCGTCCATGGTTCCCGAGCGGGCGCGCTGCTGGCTGCCGCCGTGCAGCAGTGGAACCACGTCGGCGTCGCGCCGCAGCACGAGCGCTCCGACCCCCACCGGGCCGCCGACCTTGTGCGCGGAGACCGAGACGGCCGACACCCCGTGCGGCAGCGGCGCGAGCGGCACCTGCCCGTAGGCCGCGATCGCGTCGACGTGCACGGGCACGCCGACGGCCGCGGCGAGCGCGGCGGCCTCGGCGACCGGCTGCAGCGTGCCGACCTCGTTGTTCGCCGCGAGCATCGTGAGCAGGGCCACGCCCGAGCCGTCGCCGAGCGCGTCGGCGAGCGCGTCGAGCCGCAGCGCCCCGAGCGCGTCGACCTCGAGCCAGCGCAGCTCGGCGCCCTCGTGGGCGGCGAGCCACTCGACGGCGTCCAGGGCCGCGTGGTGCTCGGCACGGGGCACGAGGATGCGTGGCCGAGGCACCGGCGCGGAGCCGGCCGTGGCGCCTGCACGCGGCGCGCCCTGGTTCCGCATCCAGTACAGCCCCTTGATGGCCAGATTGACCGCTTCGGTGCCGCCGCCCGTGAAGGTGACCTCGATGGGGTCGACGCCGAGGGTCGCGGCGATGCGGCCGCGGGCGTCATCGACGAGAGCGCGGGCGCGCTGCCCGGCCGAGTGGATCGAGGAGGGATTGCCGACGACCTCGAGCGCGGCCACGTATGCCGATCGCACGACGGCAGGCATCGGCGAGGTGGCGGCGTGGTCCAGGTAGATCATGAGCGGCTCCCTCCCCGGCGGTGACCTAGCCTAAGACGCATGCCCGTGAACGATCCTCTCGACCGTCTGGGCGTGCACCTCAGCGACGGGGTCGGAGACCTGCGCGTCTTCAGCGCCCACGCCACTGCCATCGAGCTGTGCCTGTTCGCCGAGGACGACCCGACGTGGGTGGCGGAGACCATCGACCTCGAGCCGGTCGGTGGCGGCATCTGGCAGGCGAGCACCCCCTCCCTGCGCCCGGGCGCCCGCTACGCGCTGCGCGCCGACGGGCCGGAGGGGCCGCGACATGCCTTCGACCGCGAGCGGCTGCTGCTCGACCCCTACGCCCGCGGGCTCGCCCGCACGCCCGACGGCGGCTGGCGCGCGTACGTGCAGGACGACTCCTTCGATTGGGGAGGCGTCGCCAAGCCCCGGGTGCCGCGCGACCGCGTCGTGCTCTACGAGGCGCACGTCAAAGGTCTGACGAAGCTCGCCCCCGAGCTGCCGGAGGAGCTGCGCGGCACCTACGCCGGCCTCGCCCACCCGGCCACCATCGACTACCTGCTCGACCTCGGCGTGACGACCGTCGAGCTGCTGCCGATGCACCAGTTCGTCAGCGAGCAGCGGCTGCAGGGTCAGGGGCTCGTCAACTACTGGGGCTACAACACGCTCAACTACTTCACCCCGCACGCCGCCTACGCCACACGTTCGGCCCAGTCGGGCGGCACCGGCGCCGTGCTGCGCGAGGTGAAGGGCATGGTCAAGCTGCTGCACGAGGCCGGCCTCGAGGTCGTGCTCGACGTGGTCTACAACCACACCGCCGAGGAGGGCGCGGACGGCCCGACCACGAGCTTCCGCGGCCTCGATGCGGCCACCTGGTACCGGCAGACCGACGACGGCCGGTACATCGACACGACGGGCTGCGGCAACACGATCGACTTCTCGCAGCCGGTCGCGCAGCGGCTCGTGCTCGACTCGTTGCGTTACTGGGCGAACGAGGTGCAGATCGACGGGTTCCGCTTCGATCTGATGGCGACGCTGGGGCGGGATGCCGCTGCCGTGTTCGACCCGGAGCACCCGCTGCTCCGGGCCATCCTCGACGACCCGGAGCTACAGGGCGTCACCATGATCGCCGAGCCGTGGGACGTCGGGATGGGCGGCTGGCAGGTCGGCCGGTTCCCGGCCGGGTACCACGAGTGGAACGACGGATTCCGCGATCGGGCGCGCGCGTTCTGGCTCACCGACCTCGGTGCGGCGCGCGCGCAGGGCACCGCGCCGGAGGGCATCGGATCGCTCGCCCGCCGCATGACCGGCAGTGCGCACGTCTTCGCCGAGGAGCGCGGCCCGCTCGCCAGCGTGAACTTCATCACCGCGCACGACGGCTTCACCCTCGCCGACCTCACGGCCTACGGCACGAAGCACAACGCGGGCAACGGCGAGGAGAATCGCGACGGCACCGACAACAACCGCTCGTACAACTTCGGCGTCGAGGGGGCCACGGACGACCCCGGCATCACGCTCGACCGCCGCAAGGCGATGCGCAACCTGCTCGGCACGCTGCTGCTGAGCGCCGGCATGCCGATGCTCACCGCGGGCGACGAGATCGGCCGCACGCAGCGCGGCAACAACAACGCCTACTGCCACGACAGCGAGCTGACCTGGATCGATTGGCACCTCGAGGGCTGGCAGCATGACCTGCGCCGGGTCGTGCAGCGACTGCTGCAGCTGCGACGCGAGAATCCCGCCCTCCGCCCCCAGCGGTACGGGCGCTGGGGCGAGACGGTGCCCCACGCCACGCAGATGGACTGGTTCAACAAGGACGGCGCCGCCATGACCATGGAGGACTGGGACTCACCGGCCGAGCGCACGCTGCAGTACCTGGCCGCGTCGACGCCCGAGGTCGAGGCGTTCAACCGCATCCTGCTGATCGTGCACGGGTTGGAGGAGCCGGTCGAGGTCACCCTGCCCGCCCACGAGGGCGTCGAGGCCTACACCCTGCTGTGGGACAGTGCCCACGACCGCCTCGACGCGCACGAGCCCGTGCACGCGCCCGGCGAGCGGCTCACCGTCGGACCGGCGTCGATGCTGCTGTTCCGCGCCGAGGGGCCGGCCGAGGGCGATGGCTAGCGGGCCGGGAACGCCCGCCACGGTGGCGCTGGTCGCGGCGGGCATCCCGTTCACCGCCCACACCTACGCGCATGACCCGGCCACCACGAACTACGGCCTCGAGGCCGCGCACGCTCTCGGGCTCGACCCCGATCGCGTGTTCAAGACGCTGCTGGCCGAGGCGGACGGCCGCCTGGTCGTCGGCATCGTTCCGGTGACCGGGATGCTCGATCTCAAGTCGCTCGCCGCCGCCGTCGGCGCCAAGCGCGCCCATATGGCCGACCCGGCCGTGGCCGAGCGCAAGACCGGCTACGTGGTCGGCGGCATCTCCCCCCTCGGGCAGAAGACGGCGCTGCCGACGGTACTCGACGAGACCGCGACCCTCTGGGACACGATCTTCGTCTCGGGCGGCCGGCGCGGCTTCGACATCGAGCTCGCGCCCGACGACCTGCTGCGCCTCACCGGCGGGCAGCTGGCCGACATCGCCCGCTGACCCCCTGATTCAGAGCAGCGGCGATCGGCGCGGCGCTAGTGCGCGACCGCGACGAGGCCGAGCTCGGCCGGGCTGGCCAGCAGCGGGTGCCGCGGGGTCACGCGCACGTTGTAGCCGAACGACCCGGAGCGGTCGAGAGGCACGGTGCCCGTGAAGGTCGCCGGCTGCCCCAGCTCGTGGTCGGCGAGTTCGAGCGGCTGCCGGTGCACGTCGGCGAGGTCGTCGCCGTTGCGGGCGCGGCCGAACACCACCTCGACGAGCACGTCGTCGGCGCTGAGCCCCGCGAGCTGCACGTGGGCGCGCACCTTCAACTGGTCGCCGACCTGGGGCGACTGCACGCCGCCCGACTCGACATGGGTGACGGCGACGTGCGGCCACTCGCGGGCGACGTGGGCCTTCCAGCCGGCGAGGTCGCGGGCCGGACGGTGGTCGTCGGCGGCGATCGCGCGGTGGGCGTGCGCGGCGGGCACGTAGAGGCGCTCGACGTATTCGCGCACCATGCGGTCGGCCGACAGTTCGGGCGACAGGGTGGCGAGCGTGTGCCGGATGCTCTGCAGCCAGCGGCGCGGCAACCCGTCGGCGTCACGGTCGTAGAACCGCGGCGCGATCTGGTGCTCGATGAGGTCGTACATGGCCTCGGCCTCGAGCTTGTCGCGCTCGGCCTCGTCGCCCGCGGCGTCGGCGGTGGGGATCGCCCAGCCGTTCTCGGCGTCGTAGTACTCGTTCCACCACCCGTCGAGGATCGACAGGTTGAGCGAGCCGTTCAGGGCCGCCTTCATGCCGGATGTTCCGCACGCCTCGAGCGGACGCAGCGGGTTGTTCAGCCAGATGTCGGTGCCCGGGTAGAGCAGCCGCGCCATGCCGATGTCGTAGTTGGGCAGGAAGACGA comes from the Microcella frigidaquae genome and includes:
- the ligA gene encoding NAD-dependent DNA ligase LigA produces the protein MADRYVDARAIDELTRDEARAEVERLTSRILELRDAYYGRDTVLEDDATYDALVRRLELIEHAFPELQSQDSPTQTVGGGVESTLFAPVEHAERMLSLDNVFSAEEFADWAAKVERDAGRPVRWLCELKIDGLALNLRYERGVLVSAATRGDGRVGEDVTVNARLVAGIPQRLFGGPGQPATADDLPDLVEVRGEVFIPTALFDELNALQREAGEREFANPRNAASGSLRQKAEGKSDEQLARMHDRLSRLRMLVHGIGAWPNPPVTAQSEVYGLLQGWGLPISSHVRVHASAAEAAQFIAFHGEHRHDVEHEIDGVVVKVDELALHDELGATSRAPRWAIAYKYPPEQVNTRLLDIVVSVGRTGRATPYAVMEKVRVAGSEVRQATLHNQDVVKAKGVLIGDTVVLRKAGDVIPEVLGPVVELRDGTERVFVMPTNCPECGTELRPAKEGDVDLRCPNARSCPAQVRGRVEHIGSRGALDIEGLGEIGAAALTQPDVPEEPPLRTEAGLFALTIDDLLPIEVVVRDAETGLPKLEADGTARRRSPFRRNPTAAEKKQGLEGPQPSAVALTLLDELEKAKTKPLWRLLVSLNIRHVGPVAARALADWFGSLDAIRAASLDELAAVDGVGAIIAEAVQEWFAVDWHVEIVDRWAAAGVQFATPGHAGPGAAAAAGGVLAGLTVVATGTLDGFTREGAQEAIIAAGGKAASSVSKKTDFVAAGPGAGSKLQKAEELGVRIIDAAQFAILVREGPDALRVSDPDAG
- a CDS encoding META domain-containing protein; this encodes MMSRTFRRGAAALLGGALAGLVSACALLGGGDGAQMQGEWVLVAAEDPTGAFDLSPAEVTLTVQGSTLSGTAACNQYGGTVSGGLDSTDERPVSIGALFQTEMACTGEGVMELEARYLTALAAVESGLRIDDDTMALFGGGVRLEFDLLIEG
- a CDS encoding D-arabinono-1,4-lactone oxidase; protein product: MSTARTSTAATGSRAWQNWARTEQVTPARVERPSTPDEVVAAIARARADGLAVKPIGAGHSFTGIAVAPGVQLDLTGLAGVTAVDASTGLVTLAAGTRLHAASALLHEHGLAFENLGDIDVQSISGAVSTGTHGTGRAFGGLATQLRSVTLATADGRLLSISPTENAELWPAARLGLGALGVLVDLTVQTVPTFVLAADEHPEPLDDVLDDWPTRSAQSDHVEFYWFPHTRLALTRNNTRLPADAPRTPSGPVKKWFDDELLGNGLYEVLCRLGSALPSTVPGINRLASRVAFTRQAADYSHRIFATERTVRFRELEYSVPLDAVGPVLRELDRVIEQNGWKVTFPVEVRATAADDVWLSTAYGRESSYIAVHRYIRDDHTPYLAAAEAILRAHDGRPHWGKLHSRAADDLRPAYPRFDDFVAVRDRLDPDRVFTNPYLDRVLGA
- a CDS encoding alpha/beta hydrolase, whose translation is MLLDATAVVIASLTVAAVAGPVTLPGAPPVTPITSIAAPAMSAPDRPALERAIDLPTSTQHDAAALAPTTPLTVESFENLTGVDLLHALAAAPPAVSATALESNPHRLQALLAAPPGAPQVSGWWAGLDARAQRALLSAAPELVGNLDGIPVAVRNAANRDVLRSTIRELELEGLRAGRTIAAQNQQRLEMLYGVADALGPATANPPRTLLQLDTHGQGKMAIVLGDLETADYVSYLMPGMFISVGGNAVEWTDTAARLYDEQVSWLSLLAEAGATDEVETVATVAWIGYQTPTLLNVGSLDLAYEGRDAIARAIDGLQAIRGTDQPYIALLSHSYGSTAAMLALQQSTTVDALAMIGSPGAPASSVDELNVRGDVFVGEAAWDPIPNSAFFGRDPGSAEFGARVMSVAGGVDVITNQVLTESIGHNYYFAAGTESLRNLALIGIDKGELVTDGSQRDEGRTLALLL